The nucleotide sequence TGTTATTATGGCAACATTACAGAAGAAAAAAGTAAATGGCAATGAATACTGGTATATAGTGGAATGCAGAAGGATTAATGGCAAACCTCAACCTGTTGTGCTTGAATATATAGGCAAGGTAGAGAATTTATTGAAACGTATTGAACAACAACGTGATAGAACAGTGAAGAGTTTTTCTCACGGCGCAGTATTGGGGTTATTAAATGCAAGTAAAGAGATAGAATTGCTGAACATACTTAATAAATATTTTCCTAAACAGAAGCGGGATGGGCTTAGCGTTGGACAGACCATCTTACTGGGAGCAATTCACCGGGTTGTCAAACCTGCAAGCAAGAGAAGTTTTAGTCAGTGGGTAGAGACCACCACTTTGCCTGAACAATGGGGTTTTGATGTGCGACGGATAACCAGTCAGCATTTCTGGGACCAGATGGATAAAATAAGACAAGAAGATATAGAAAAGATAGAGGAGGAGATAATCAGGACGGTAGATAAGAAATATAGGTTAAACTGGTCTATATTGTTTTACGACAGCACAAACTTTTATACTTATATTAATACCAGCAACTCAAAGAATACCATCGGGCAACGAGGCAAAAATAAACAGAAGAGAGATGACCTACGGCAATACAATCTCGCTCTTTTAACCACGAAAGATTTTTTTCTACCCATTTTTTCGTATATCTATCAGGGTAACAAGAATGATGTTTCTATCTTTCCTGAGTATTTGGAAAAAATGCTGCAAAGGTTGAAAAGCATTGTCGGGCAGGTTGAAGAAATAACGCTTGTTTTTGACAAGGGCAATAACAGCTCGAAAGGAATGGACATATTAAAGGAAAAGAAACTTGGGTATGTGGGGACACTCTCTATTTATTCTCATTCTGACTTAATAAAAATCCCTTATAAAAAATATGAACAAATAGAATTAGCGGACGGTAA is from bacterium and encodes:
- a CDS encoding IS1634 family transposase, translated to MLVIKKNKNIFDKIKRYVYTNVIMATLQKKKVNGNEYWYIVECRRINGKPQPVVLEYIGKVENLLKRIEQQRDRTVKSFSHGAVLGLLNASKEIELLNILNKYFPKQKRDGLSVGQTILLGAIHRVVKPASKRSFSQWVETTTLPEQWGFDVRRITSQHFWDQMDKIRQEDIEKIEEEIIRTVDKKYRLNWSILFYDSTNFYTYINTSNSKNTIGQRGKNKQKRDDLRQYNLALLTTKDFFLPIFSYIYQGNKNDVSIFPEYLEKMLQRLKSIVGQVEEITLVFDKGNNSSKGMDILKEKKLGYVGTLSIYSHSDLIKIPYKKYEQIELADGKKVLVHRAEKELWGKEHRIIIKRSEKLKDGQIRGFFLDIDKKVNSLELLKEKLNSPGARKRNKEQLQEQISKIISGKLLKGVIKVEIKESAENKSGFDVLWVIDKKAQNKIINEVFGKKIFFTNRMEWTNEEIIEAYHGQSKIERIFRHLKNPYHFSVRPQYHWTDQKIKVHTFICLLGLLISELLRKKLFDAGMKMSLEEIIERLSNIRKSTTIYYTGKKGRPKVESQLESMSDIEEQMWKIIQKTAV